Proteins encoded together in one Telopea speciosissima isolate NSW1024214 ecotype Mountain lineage chromosome 6, Tspe_v1, whole genome shotgun sequence window:
- the LOC122665346 gene encoding probable calcium-binding protein CML13, translated as MGKDLSDDQVASMKEAFTLFDTDGDGRIAASELGILMRSLGGNPTQAQLKEIVAQENLTSPFDFPRFLELMKKHMKPEPFDRQLRDAFKVLDKDSTGYVSVSELRHVLTSIGEKLDPAEFDEWIREVDVGSDGRIKYEDFIVRMVAK; from the coding sequence ATGGGGAAGGATCTGAGCGATGACCAAGTGGCGTCGATGAAGGAGGCATTTACTCTCTTCGACACAGACGGTGATGGTCGTATCGCCGCATCGGAGCTTGGGATCCTGATGCGATCTCTCGGTGGGAACCCCACACAAGCGCAGCTCAAAGAGATCGTCGCACAGGAGAATCTCACCTCCCCCTTCGACTTCCCACGCTTCCTCGAGTTGATGAAGAAACACATGAAACCCGAGCCTTTCGATCGCCAGCTCCGTGACGCTTTCAAGGTACTCGACAAGGATTCCACCGGTTACGTCTCCGTCTCCGAACTCCGCCACGTCCTTACCAGCATCGGCGAGAAGCTTGACCCTGCCGAATTCGATGAGTGGATTCGTGAGGTCGATGTTGGATCCGATGGTAGAATCAAATACGAAGACTTCATCGTTCGCATGGTCGCCAAATAA